A single region of the Streptomyces diastaticus subsp. diastaticus genome encodes:
- the paaE gene encoding 1,2-phenylacetyl-CoA epoxidase subunit PaaE — MSAPTSPAPAAPAPAPARRRPRFHALRVASVEPLCEDAAAVTFEVPDALADAFAFAPGQSLTVRRTVDGRDERRSYSLCAPAGAAPRIGVRVVPDGLFSTWLVREVRPGDVLDVMEPTGLFTPALGEPGHHVLVAAGSGITPMLSIAASVLAGHTEARVTLLYGNRRSGTVMFADEIADLKDRYADRFQVAHILSREPREAEILSGRLDAERLAALVPALLDVAGTDHWWLCGPHGMVRDAQALLERLGVPGDRVHQELFFADDQEEPAPVRREEDALPEGPVSEVTLVLDGRSSTFPASRAGTVLDGAQRVRPDLPFACKGGVCGTCRAKITVGRAEMRRNFALEDAEVEQGYVLTCQTRPVSEQVTVDFDV, encoded by the coding sequence ATGTCCGCGCCCACCTCGCCCGCCCCCGCCGCCCCGGCCCCGGCTCCCGCCCGCCGCCGGCCCCGGTTCCACGCGCTGCGGGTGGCCTCCGTCGAGCCGTTGTGCGAGGACGCCGCCGCCGTCACCTTCGAGGTGCCCGACGCCCTCGCGGACGCCTTCGCCTTCGCACCCGGCCAGTCGCTGACGGTCCGCCGCACCGTGGACGGCCGCGACGAGCGCCGCTCCTACTCGCTGTGCGCCCCGGCGGGCGCCGCGCCCCGGATCGGCGTGCGGGTGGTGCCGGACGGCCTCTTCTCGACCTGGCTGGTGCGCGAGGTGCGGCCCGGTGACGTGCTCGACGTGATGGAGCCGACCGGCCTGTTCACCCCGGCGCTCGGCGAACCGGGGCACCATGTCCTGGTCGCCGCCGGCTCCGGCATCACCCCGATGCTCTCCATCGCCGCCTCGGTCCTCGCCGGCCACACCGAGGCACGCGTCACCCTGCTCTACGGCAACCGCCGTTCGGGCACGGTGATGTTCGCCGACGAGATCGCCGACCTGAAGGACCGCTACGCAGACCGCTTCCAGGTCGCGCACATCCTCTCCCGGGAGCCCCGCGAGGCCGAGATCCTCTCCGGCCGCCTCGACGCCGAGCGCCTCGCCGCCCTCGTCCCGGCCCTGCTGGACGTGGCCGGCACCGACCACTGGTGGCTGTGCGGCCCGCACGGCATGGTCCGCGACGCGCAGGCCCTGCTGGAACGGCTGGGGGTGCCCGGCGACCGGGTCCACCAGGAGCTGTTCTTCGCCGACGACCAGGAGGAGCCGGCCCCGGTCCGCCGCGAGGAGGACGCGCTGCCCGAGGGCCCGGTCTCCGAGGTGACCCTGGTCCTGGACGGGCGTTCCTCCACCTTCCCGGCGAGCCGTGCCGGGACCGTCCTCGACGGCGCCCAGCGGGTCCGGCCCGATCTGCCGTTCGCCTGCAAGGGAGGTGTCTGCGGCACCTGCCGGGCGAAGATCACGGTGGGCCGGGCCGAGATGCGGCGGAACTTCGCACTGGAGGACGCGGAGGTCGAGCAGGGATACGTCCTGACCTGCCAGACCCGGCCGGTGTCGGAGCAGGTCACGGTCGACTTCGACGTGTGA
- a CDS encoding rodlin, translating into MLKKMMVSAAVAASAIGMGAATAAPAMAIGDDNGHTSLSGNGAEQYYGNSSTSGDMSPQIGLIQGSFNKPCIGLPADANVGSLVGLVPVSVQDIPILSSPQQQQCVENSTQTKGDEPLSHLLSNIPILSGNGAGNS; encoded by the coding sequence ATGCTGAAGAAGATGATGGTCTCCGCGGCCGTGGCCGCTTCCGCGATCGGTATGGGTGCCGCCACCGCCGCCCCCGCGATGGCCATCGGCGACGACAACGGCCACACCTCGCTCAGCGGCAACGGCGCCGAGCAGTACTACGGCAACTCCTCCACCTCCGGTGACATGAGCCCGCAGATCGGCCTCATCCAGGGCTCCTTCAACAAGCCGTGCATCGGCCTGCCCGCCGACGCGAACGTCGGTTCGCTCGTCGGCCTCGTGCCGGTCTCCGTCCAGGACATCCCGATCCTGTCGTCGCCGCAGCAGCAGCAGTGCGTCGAGAACTCCACCCAGACCAAGGGTGACGAGCCGCTCTCGCACCTCCTGAGCAACATCCCGATCCTCTCGGGCAACGGCGCCGGCAACAGCTGA
- a CDS encoding rodlin codes for MIKKVMATAAVAVSILGAGAAAAAPAMAIGDDGGHTSLSGNGAEQTYGNTSIAGDQSPQLGLVQGSLNKPCVGVPIDANVGSLVGLVPVTVQDIDVLSSPQQQQCVENSTQTKGDEPLSHILSNIPVLSGNGAGNS; via the coding sequence GTGATCAAGAAGGTCATGGCTACCGCTGCCGTCGCCGTCTCCATCCTGGGTGCGGGCGCTGCCGCGGCCGCTCCGGCGATGGCCATCGGTGACGACGGCGGCCACACGTCGCTGAGCGGCAACGGTGCCGAGCAGACCTACGGCAACACCTCGATCGCCGGCGACCAGAGCCCCCAGCTCGGCCTGGTCCAGGGCTCCCTGAACAAGCCCTGCGTCGGTGTGCCGATCGACGCCAACGTCGGCTCGCTCGTCGGCCTCGTGCCGGTCACGGTCCAGGACATCGACGTCCTGTCGTCGCCGCAGCAGCAGCAGTGCGTCGAGAACTCCACCCAGACCAAGGGTGACGAGCCGCTCTCGCACATCCTGAGCAACATCCCGGTCCTCTCGGGCAACGGCGCCGGCAACAGCTGA
- a CDS encoding DUF5949 family protein: protein MTSATSATGTPLDPSHLGTITVIAWAGENVNDGQDMPFLMAYSLGDGAAGPEAGEVAVRQLLDRSALPVGGGIVDGSASSVPVSVLVTGNSATLTVQHLNAQCVVPPEWTAAAHARGQVYFMFTTKPWPAAAPGVPVEEEVLKAFIGDEEVIMASAHCLVPVSTLR, encoded by the coding sequence ATGACCTCTGCTACCTCAGCCACCGGAACCCCGCTCGACCCCAGCCACCTCGGCACCATCACGGTCATCGCCTGGGCCGGGGAGAACGTCAACGACGGCCAGGACATGCCCTTCCTGATGGCCTACTCCCTCGGCGACGGCGCGGCCGGTCCCGAGGCGGGAGAGGTGGCCGTACGGCAGCTGCTGGACCGCTCGGCGCTGCCGGTCGGCGGCGGGATCGTCGACGGGTCGGCCTCCAGCGTCCCCGTGTCGGTCCTCGTCACCGGCAACAGCGCGACCCTGACGGTGCAGCACCTCAACGCCCAGTGCGTGGTGCCGCCGGAGTGGACGGCCGCAGCGCACGCCCGCGGACAGGTGTACTTCATGTTCACCACCAAGCCGTGGCCCGCGGCGGCGCCGGGGGTGCCGGTGGAGGAGGAGGTGCTGAAGGCGTTCATCGGTGACGAGGAGGTGATCATGGCCTCGGCCCACTGCCTGGTGCCGGTCAGCACCCTGCGCTGA
- a CDS encoding SLC13 family permease: MGVTSWLAVAVFVGAYVLIATEKVHRVTVALGGAVIMLLIGATSPEHAFFSEHEGIDWNVLVLLLGMMLIVAVLQRTGVFEYVAVWAVKRAKGKPYRLMVLLILATAIPSPWFDNVTTVLLMAPVTILVCERLGLPVIPFLIAEVMACNIGGAATLIGDPPNIIIGARAGLSFNDFLIHMTPIVVVLLVLLCVLSRYLFRSAFRYDPERARAALELDEREMIRNPRLLWVCAVVITVVMTCFVLHTWLHLEPSVIAITGGLVLLGLSRLKIVAEIDTGEVVKDVEWETLAFFAGLFVMVGAMVQTGIIADIGKAAADAAGGELLSTSMVLLVGSVVPSAVIDNIPFVASVSPIVEEIVAASGGTAEAGVLWWAFALGADLAGNATIIASSANVVVIGIAARHGYHISFWKFSKYGLVVTAMSIAVAALYVWVRYFVLGWPA, translated from the coding sequence TTGGGGGTCACGAGCTGGTTGGCCGTGGCGGTGTTCGTCGGCGCGTATGTGCTCATAGCCACCGAGAAGGTGCACCGGGTGACGGTGGCACTGGGTGGCGCGGTCATCATGCTGCTGATCGGGGCGACCAGTCCCGAGCACGCCTTCTTCTCGGAGCACGAGGGCATCGACTGGAACGTGCTCGTCCTGCTGCTCGGGATGATGCTGATCGTCGCCGTGCTGCAACGCACCGGCGTGTTCGAGTACGTCGCGGTCTGGGCCGTGAAACGCGCCAAAGGCAAGCCCTACCGGCTGATGGTGCTGCTGATCCTGGCGACGGCCATCCCGTCGCCCTGGTTCGACAACGTGACCACCGTGCTGCTGATGGCGCCCGTGACCATCCTGGTCTGCGAGCGGCTCGGGCTCCCCGTCATCCCCTTCCTCATCGCCGAGGTGATGGCCTGCAACATCGGCGGCGCGGCCACCCTCATCGGCGATCCGCCGAACATCATCATCGGCGCCCGGGCGGGCCTGTCGTTCAACGACTTCCTGATCCACATGACGCCCATCGTGGTGGTGCTGCTCGTCCTGCTGTGCGTGCTGAGCCGTTACCTGTTCCGCTCGGCCTTCCGCTACGACCCCGAGCGGGCCCGGGCCGCGCTGGAACTGGACGAGCGGGAGATGATCCGCAACCCGCGGCTGCTATGGGTCTGCGCTGTGGTGATCACCGTCGTGATGACCTGCTTCGTCCTGCACACCTGGCTCCACCTGGAGCCCTCCGTCATCGCCATCACCGGCGGTCTGGTGCTGCTGGGCCTCTCCCGGCTCAAGATCGTCGCCGAGATCGACACCGGTGAGGTCGTCAAGGACGTCGAGTGGGAGACGCTGGCGTTCTTCGCGGGCCTGTTCGTCATGGTCGGCGCGATGGTGCAGACCGGGATCATCGCCGACATCGGCAAGGCCGCCGCCGACGCGGCGGGGGGCGAGCTGCTCAGCACCTCGATGGTGCTGCTCGTCGGCTCGGTGGTGCCCTCGGCGGTCATCGACAACATCCCGTTCGTCGCCTCGGTCAGCCCGATCGTCGAGGAGATCGTGGCCGCCTCCGGCGGTACCGCGGAGGCCGGCGTGCTGTGGTGGGCCTTCGCCCTCGGCGCCGACCTCGCGGGCAACGCCACGATCATCGCCTCCTCCGCCAACGTCGTGGTGATCGGCATCGCCGCCCGCCACGGCTACCACATCTCCTTCTGGAAGTTCAGCAAGTACGGCCTCGTGGTGACCGCCATGTCGATCGCCGTGGCCGCCCTCTACGTCTGGGTGCGGTACTTCGTGCTCGGCTGGCCCGCGTGA